The Caballeronia sp. NK8 genome includes a window with the following:
- a CDS encoding TauD/TfdA family dioxygenase, translated as MSDEAARGLDRAMRHAKALGKPLLDMTSDDFPLEPACADILHRAFKATQQRWGMCLLKGLPVHRWSVEEAKLAYWGIGLHVGVARTQNRASDIMNDVRDSGATYKSKNGRGYNTNAALDFHADSCDVVALLCLQPAKSGGQSKITSSFAMVEEIRKRRPELIDVLKGPVYHSYQGTQARGRAGFYNCPVIGSLPDHFALRANRKNTNAAQADFPEVPRLSPELTEALDLLDELAADARLCFSMWLEQGDLQLLNNYVMLHSRTEFEDFEEEAKRRHLLRLWMSVPDSAPLPPEWEYYFGDVRPGAVRGGVRGSYITEAFVRFEKRQAERMNMPLKPGLDGTAPVSTDATGEVHVPA; from the coding sequence ATGAGCGACGAAGCCGCTCGAGGACTCGATCGCGCCATGCGTCACGCGAAGGCGCTCGGCAAGCCGCTGCTCGACATGACTTCCGACGACTTTCCGCTCGAACCCGCTTGCGCGGACATCCTGCATCGCGCTTTCAAAGCGACGCAGCAACGCTGGGGCATGTGCCTGCTAAAAGGCCTGCCGGTGCATCGGTGGTCGGTCGAAGAAGCGAAGCTCGCTTATTGGGGCATCGGCTTGCACGTGGGCGTCGCGCGCACGCAGAACCGCGCCAGCGACATCATGAACGACGTGCGCGATTCCGGCGCGACCTATAAGTCGAAGAACGGTCGCGGCTACAACACGAACGCGGCGCTCGACTTCCACGCGGACTCGTGCGATGTCGTGGCCCTGCTCTGCCTGCAACCGGCCAAATCCGGTGGCCAGAGCAAGATCACCAGTTCGTTCGCGATGGTCGAAGAGATTCGCAAGCGTCGCCCCGAGCTGATCGACGTGCTGAAGGGACCGGTTTATCACAGCTATCAGGGCACGCAGGCGCGCGGCCGCGCGGGCTTCTACAACTGCCCGGTCATCGGTTCGCTGCCGGATCACTTCGCGCTGCGCGCCAACCGCAAGAACACCAACGCGGCGCAGGCGGACTTCCCGGAAGTACCGCGTCTTTCGCCCGAACTGACCGAAGCGCTCGATCTGCTGGACGAACTCGCCGCCGACGCGCGTCTGTGCTTTTCCATGTGGCTCGAGCAAGGCGATCTGCAATTGCTGAACAACTATGTGATGCTCCATTCGCGCACGGAGTTCGAGGATTTCGAAGAGGAAGCGAAGCGCCGGCATCTGCTGCGCCTGTGGATGTCGGTTCCTGATTCGGCGCCGCTGCCGCCCGAATGGGAATATTACTTCGGCGACGTTCGTCCGGGTGCCGTGCGCGGCGGCGTGCGTGGCAGCTACATCACCGAAGCGTTCGTGCGTTTTGAAAAGCGGCAGGCCGAGCGGATGAACATGCCGCTCAAGCCGGGTCTCGACGGTACGGCCCCGGTCTCGACGGACGCTACGGGAGAAGTCCATGTCCCTGCGTGA
- a CDS encoding oxaloacetate decarboxylase — MSLRDETPQPGGRGADLKRRLAAGETVLAPGVYDAFTALIAERAGFDALYLSGGAVAYTSLGRSDVGLTTAKEAVDTLWRITDRVSTPVIVDGDTGFGNALNAQRTVRDFERAGAAMIQLEDQSFPKRCGHLADKTLVPSAEMCGKLHAALDARRSSETLILARTDAIAVEGFDAAMDRAEAYLQCGVDALFVEAVNTTEQMDIVCKRFGERIPLLANMVEGGKTPVRSVEELRRRGYRIVIFPGGTARFVAHGLQRYYASLLANGTTEPMWPQMLTFDQLNELIGTPELLALTSRYA; from the coding sequence ATGTCCCTGCGTGACGAGACACCGCAACCCGGCGGACGCGGCGCCGACCTGAAGCGCCGCCTCGCTGCGGGCGAAACCGTGCTGGCACCCGGCGTCTACGATGCGTTCACCGCGCTGATTGCGGAGCGGGCAGGGTTCGACGCGCTCTATCTGTCCGGCGGCGCGGTCGCCTATACGTCGCTCGGCCGCTCCGACGTCGGCCTCACGACCGCCAAGGAAGCAGTCGACACGCTGTGGCGCATCACCGATCGTGTGAGCACGCCCGTGATCGTCGATGGCGATACCGGCTTCGGCAACGCGCTGAATGCGCAGCGCACGGTGCGTGATTTCGAGCGCGCCGGTGCGGCGATGATCCAGCTGGAAGACCAAAGCTTTCCGAAACGCTGCGGGCATCTTGCCGACAAGACGCTGGTGCCGTCGGCCGAGATGTGCGGGAAACTGCACGCGGCGCTCGATGCACGCCGTTCATCGGAGACCCTGATTCTCGCGCGCACCGATGCGATCGCGGTCGAAGGATTCGACGCGGCGATGGATCGGGCCGAGGCGTACCTCCAGTGCGGTGTCGATGCGCTGTTCGTCGAAGCGGTCAATACGACCGAGCAGATGGACATCGTCTGCAAGCGGTTCGGCGAACGCATTCCATTGCTCGCGAACATGGTGGAAGGCGGCAAGACGCCGGTCCGAAGCGTCGAGGAGTTGCGTCGACGCGGATATCGCATCGTCATTTTCCCGGGCGGTACGGCGCGGTTCGTCGCGCACGGTCTGCAGCGCTACTACGCGAGTCTGCTGGCCAACGGAACGACTGAACCGATGTGGCCGCAGATGCTGACGTTCGACCAGTTGAACGAGCTCATCGGGACGCCGGAGTTGCTCGCTTTGACGAGTCGATATGCTTGA
- a CDS encoding NADPH-dependent F420 reductase has product MSWPKVQGALAGLPDWNGRILIDTNNPMQRPPLPPIDVGGRASTSIVEEWTPGARVVKAFNHHYFVNLEKSPDTEGGRRVLFYAGNDEPAKREVAHLIDQLGFFGINLGGVEHGSRLFQSPGGPLIAHDLVKFG; this is encoded by the coding sequence GTGAGCTGGCCGAAGGTTCAAGGCGCGCTTGCCGGCCTGCCTGACTGGAATGGCCGCATCCTGATCGACACTAACAATCCGATGCAGCGTCCCCCGCTGCCTCCGATCGACGTGGGCGGCCGCGCGTCTACTTCGATTGTCGAGGAATGGACGCCAGGCGCCCGCGTGGTGAAGGCCTTCAATCACCACTACTTCGTCAACCTGGAAAAGTCCCCGGACACTGAAGGCGGTCGGCGGGTTCTCTTCTACGCCGGCAACGACGAGCCCGCAAAGCGAGAGGTCGCCCACTTAATCGACCAGCTCGGCTTCTTTGGAATAAATCTCGGCGGAGTCGAACATGGCAGCCGCCTTTTTCAGTCGCCGGGCGGCCCCTTGATCGCTCACGACCTCGTGAAATTTGGATGA
- a CDS encoding enoyl-CoA hydratase-related protein codes for MMSTFHNSSKPIVGRVQGGAFVGGVGLICVCDVVVASEEASFAVTEAK; via the coding sequence ATGATGAGCACCTTCCATAACTCCTCGAAGCCTATCGTTGGGCGAGTTCAAGGTGGTGCCTTTGTAGGTGGAGTCGGGCTAATTTGCGTGTGCGACGTAGTAGTCGCGAGCGAAGAAGCCAGCTTTGCCGTGACTGAAGCCAAGTGA
- a CDS encoding indolepyruvate ferredoxin oxidoreductase family protein, whose translation MNARVPDDALTSQSNSEDVPPLADYKLSDNLAATRGRIFLTGTQALVRLVLMQRELDRSAGLNTAGFVSGYRGSPLGMVDQQMWKAKKLLASHDVRFLPAINEELAGTAVLGTQRVEADTERTVDGVFAMWYGKGPGVDRAADALKHGNAYGSSPHGGVLVVAGDDHGCVSSSMPHQSDQTMIGWSMPVLNPSNIAEMLEFGLYGWALSRFSGAWVGFKAISEIVESGSTVDLDAMPTTWTAPQDFDAPADGLHNRWPDLPSLTIESRLAAKLDAVRHFSRTNSIDKWITSGLKANVGIVTCGKAHLDLMESLRRLALTVEDLDAAGVRIYKVGLSFPIDTPRLDAFVEGLTEVLVIEEKGPVVEQQIKDHLYNRTDGVRPVVIGKCAKDGQPLLTALGELRPSRVLPVFAAWLARHKPALDRREKVVDLVAPEILSNIADGVKRTPYFCSGCPHNTSTKVPEGSVAKAGIGCHFMASWMERDTNGLIQMGGEGVDWASHSMFTKTPHVFQNLGDGTYFHSGILAIRQAVAAKANITYKILYNDAVAMTGGQPVDGSISVPQIARQVEAEGVKLLMVMSDEPEKYQGHEDQFPRGTTFHHRSELDAVQRRLRDTPGVTVLIYDQTCAAEKRRRRKKKEFPDPDKRLFINEAVCEGCGDCGVQSNCLSVEPLETELGRKRKIDQSSCNKDFSCVTGFCPSFVTLEGAKLKKAEGGAFDPAKLAHSVDGLPMPKQMLDNAPYDILVTGVGGTGVVTVGALISMAAHLEGKSASVLDFMGFAQKGGSVLSFVRFAATDALLNQVRIDTQQADLLLACDMVVGASADALQTVRRDRTKVVVNTHAIPNASFVQNPEADLHAEALVEKMRHAAGTDSNDALRSCDAQALAGRFLGDTIGANILMLGFAWQLGLVPVSHAALMRAIELNNVAVPMNKLAFAVGRMAAADEGALNGLAATPHVARVAMADMSLTELIRDRESRLLAYGGDKYVQRYRSLVSKALSANNEDVARGIAITFYKLLAIKDEYEVARLHADPAFRAALAAQFEGIAGESYKVKFNLAPPALSGAEHGGIPKKKVFGQWVWPAFGALAKFSWLRGGPLDVFGKTLERRMERQLADDYELTMSRALEKLNPANAKDVQALATLFERVRGYGHVKVANVAMVKRRERDIAGRLGIEVSTGAAVRESIAGMKGAAGLKGIPVVIAK comes from the coding sequence ATGAACGCTCGCGTTCCTGATGACGCCCTCACGTCGCAATCGAATTCCGAAGACGTACCGCCGCTGGCCGACTACAAACTGAGCGACAACCTCGCGGCGACGCGTGGACGAATCTTCCTCACTGGGACGCAGGCACTGGTGCGGCTGGTTTTGATGCAACGCGAACTTGACCGAAGCGCAGGACTCAATACGGCGGGGTTCGTAAGCGGCTACCGCGGCTCGCCGCTGGGCATGGTCGACCAGCAGATGTGGAAGGCTAAGAAACTATTGGCTTCGCATGATGTGCGATTCCTTCCCGCCATCAACGAAGAGCTCGCGGGCACCGCCGTTCTTGGCACGCAACGTGTCGAGGCGGACACGGAACGTACGGTCGACGGCGTCTTCGCGATGTGGTACGGAAAAGGGCCGGGCGTTGACCGCGCAGCGGACGCACTCAAGCACGGCAATGCCTACGGTTCGTCGCCGCATGGCGGTGTCCTTGTGGTGGCCGGTGACGACCACGGATGCGTGTCTTCGTCCATGCCGCATCAGAGCGATCAAACGATGATCGGTTGGAGCATGCCTGTCCTCAATCCGTCCAACATCGCCGAGATGCTGGAGTTCGGACTTTATGGCTGGGCTCTCTCTCGCTTCTCGGGCGCGTGGGTCGGCTTCAAGGCGATTTCAGAGATAGTCGAGTCTGGTTCGACCGTCGATTTGGATGCAATGCCGACGACGTGGACCGCACCTCAGGACTTTGATGCGCCGGCCGACGGCCTTCACAACCGTTGGCCTGACCTCCCCAGCTTGACCATCGAGTCCCGTCTGGCGGCGAAGCTCGACGCTGTGCGCCACTTCTCTCGAACGAACAGCATTGACAAATGGATTACCTCGGGCCTAAAGGCCAACGTCGGTATCGTAACGTGCGGGAAGGCGCATCTCGATCTAATGGAAAGTTTGCGCCGGCTTGCCCTGACCGTCGAAGACCTCGATGCAGCAGGCGTTCGTATCTATAAGGTCGGGCTGTCTTTCCCAATCGATACTCCGCGCCTCGATGCCTTTGTCGAGGGCCTGACCGAGGTACTGGTCATCGAAGAAAAAGGTCCGGTCGTCGAGCAACAAATCAAAGATCATCTCTACAATCGTACGGATGGCGTTCGACCAGTCGTCATCGGCAAGTGCGCAAAAGACGGCCAGCCGTTGCTTACCGCGCTCGGTGAGCTGCGCCCCTCCCGTGTCCTGCCGGTCTTTGCCGCCTGGCTTGCGCGCCATAAGCCCGCACTCGACCGTCGCGAGAAAGTCGTCGACCTTGTGGCCCCAGAGATTTTGTCGAATATCGCCGATGGCGTGAAGCGCACACCGTACTTCTGCTCAGGCTGCCCCCACAATACGTCGACAAAGGTCCCCGAAGGCTCCGTTGCAAAGGCAGGCATTGGCTGCCACTTCATGGCATCGTGGATGGAGCGTGACACCAACGGTCTGATTCAGATGGGCGGCGAAGGTGTGGATTGGGCATCACATTCGATGTTCACGAAAACACCCCACGTTTTTCAAAATCTCGGAGATGGTACGTACTTTCACTCCGGCATCCTCGCTATCCGCCAGGCGGTGGCAGCAAAGGCCAACATAACATACAAGATTCTCTATAACGACGCGGTGGCAATGACCGGCGGCCAGCCTGTCGACGGAAGCATCTCTGTGCCGCAGATTGCTCGCCAGGTGGAGGCTGAAGGTGTAAAGCTGCTAATGGTGATGAGCGATGAGCCGGAGAAGTATCAAGGACACGAGGACCAATTTCCGCGTGGCACCACCTTCCACCATCGCAGTGAGCTCGACGCTGTTCAGCGCAGATTGCGTGACACGCCGGGAGTCACCGTGTTGATTTACGACCAGACCTGTGCGGCCGAGAAGCGCCGCCGTCGCAAGAAGAAAGAGTTTCCGGACCCGGACAAGCGTCTGTTTATCAACGAAGCTGTGTGCGAAGGCTGCGGCGATTGCGGCGTGCAATCAAATTGCTTGTCAGTTGAGCCACTTGAAACCGAGCTGGGCCGCAAACGCAAAATCGACCAGTCCTCGTGCAACAAGGACTTCTCCTGCGTGACCGGCTTTTGCCCTAGCTTCGTGACGCTCGAGGGCGCAAAGCTAAAGAAAGCAGAAGGAGGTGCTTTCGACCCGGCGAAACTTGCGCACTCCGTCGACGGGCTGCCCATGCCGAAGCAAATGCTTGACAATGCTCCGTACGACATTCTGGTTACAGGGGTGGGCGGCACTGGTGTTGTCACGGTCGGCGCCCTTATCAGCATGGCTGCGCACCTTGAGGGTAAGAGCGCTTCCGTGCTCGACTTCATGGGCTTCGCCCAGAAGGGTGGCTCGGTACTCTCATTCGTCCGGTTTGCAGCGACGGACGCATTGCTGAACCAAGTTCGCATTGATACCCAGCAGGCGGATTTGCTGCTGGCATGCGACATGGTAGTGGGCGCAAGCGCAGACGCCCTGCAAACGGTACGTCGCGACCGAACCAAGGTTGTGGTCAATACGCACGCAATTCCCAATGCAAGCTTCGTACAGAATCCCGAAGCGGACCTGCATGCCGAAGCACTCGTCGAAAAGATGCGTCATGCGGCGGGCACGGATTCGAACGATGCGCTTCGCAGCTGCGACGCCCAAGCATTGGCGGGTCGCTTCCTCGGCGACACGATTGGCGCCAACATCCTTATGCTTGGCTTCGCCTGGCAGTTGGGGCTTGTTCCTGTATCGCACGCCGCGCTGATGCGCGCCATCGAATTAAACAATGTCGCGGTACCGATGAACAAGCTTGCGTTCGCCGTTGGCCGCATGGCTGCTGCAGACGAAGGCGCGTTGAACGGGCTAGCCGCAACGCCGCACGTCGCGCGCGTCGCGATGGCCGATATGAGTCTGACGGAACTCATTCGAGACCGAGAGTCACGTCTGCTGGCTTACGGCGGCGATAAGTATGTGCAACGCTATCGATCTCTCGTGAGTAAGGCTCTGTCGGCCAACAATGAAGATGTTGCACGCGGAATCGCCATAACGTTCTACAAGCTTCTCGCGATCAAAGACGAGTACGAAGTCGCGCGTCTGCATGCCGACCCAGCATTCCGCGCGGCACTTGCCGCACAGTTTGAAGGAATCGCCGGCGAAAGCTACAAAGTGAAATTCAACCTGGCTCCGCCCGCATTGTCGGGCGCTGAACACGGCGGAATACCGAAGAAGAAGGTTTTTGGTCAGTGGGTGTGGCCGGCGTTCGGTGCTCTTGCAAAATTTAGCTGGCTCCGCGGTGGCCCGTTAGACGTATTCGGAAAGACACTTGAACGTCGCATGGAGCGTCAACTCGCAGACGATTACGAGCTCACGATGAGCCGTGCACTCGAAAAGCTTAATCCGGCGAATGCCAAGGATGTCCAGGCACTCGCTACGCTTTTCGAACGTGTTCGCGGCTATGGTCACGTCAAAGTCGCCAACGTTGCGATGGTTAAGCGTAGAGAGCGGGACATTGCTGGCCGACTTGGTATCGAAGTTTCGACAGGAGCAGCAGTCCGTGAATCCATTGCCGGGATGAAAGGCGCAGCTGGCCTCAAGGGTATCCCGGTAGTGATCGCAAAGTAA
- a CDS encoding MFS transporter, producing MDLEKQVMQKVSRRLVPLLMILYFVAYVDRINLGFAGLTMNKDLGLTPQVFGLGAAFFFFGYLILQIPGSLLIHKLGARRLTALMAFTWGVFAVGMAFVWNAPSFYAARFFLGAAESAFAPGMLLYISLWFPKQYRGTVVTLFILANPLAGVIGLPLSALLMKLHGIAQLAGWQWVFIGEGLPAVLLAFVTLRLMTDRPSQAKWLNDTERQWLVKAMEQDVTERKGSTISRGHAKAHVLALAFCYFGIIMGLYGFGIWLPQIVKSFGASTFETGFISAIPYVAASVFMLFWGRRLDRIGNAGWHTAIACFVGCVGLVAAAFVSSGVLAVAMLSIAAMGLFSALSTFWTTPTNLFAGATAAASIGFISSMGHIGGFTGPYVMGVMLAATHSHALGLCGLASALALAGAIIWRYRDKRLEKNPKLIPTPASQRH from the coding sequence ATGGATCTAGAGAAGCAAGTCATGCAGAAGGTGAGCCGCAGGCTCGTTCCCTTACTGATGATCTTATACTTTGTTGCGTACGTTGACCGGATCAACCTTGGCTTTGCTGGCCTCACAATGAACAAGGATCTGGGGCTTACGCCACAGGTCTTCGGATTAGGCGCAGCATTCTTCTTTTTCGGTTACCTGATTTTACAGATTCCGGGAAGCTTACTAATCCACAAGCTCGGTGCTCGACGTCTCACCGCTCTGATGGCATTTACTTGGGGCGTTTTTGCTGTCGGGATGGCGTTCGTTTGGAACGCGCCGAGTTTCTATGCCGCCCGATTCTTCTTAGGCGCCGCTGAGTCTGCATTCGCTCCGGGCATGCTTCTATACATCAGCCTTTGGTTCCCCAAACAATACCGGGGAACTGTCGTCACGCTCTTCATCTTGGCTAATCCACTCGCGGGTGTAATCGGTCTTCCCCTTTCGGCTTTACTCATGAAGCTCCATGGTATCGCCCAACTAGCCGGATGGCAGTGGGTGTTCATCGGAGAAGGCCTTCCGGCTGTTCTGCTAGCGTTCGTTACACTCAGACTCATGACGGACCGGCCGAGTCAAGCGAAGTGGCTAAACGATACGGAAAGGCAGTGGCTGGTCAAGGCCATGGAACAGGACGTCACCGAACGTAAGGGTTCGACCATTTCAAGAGGACACGCAAAGGCCCACGTGCTCGCGCTCGCTTTTTGCTATTTTGGGATCATCATGGGTCTGTATGGTTTCGGAATCTGGTTGCCGCAGATTGTTAAATCTTTTGGGGCATCGACTTTTGAGACCGGCTTTATCTCAGCAATTCCTTATGTTGCAGCGTCGGTGTTCATGCTCTTTTGGGGGCGTCGGCTCGATCGTATTGGCAATGCCGGTTGGCATACGGCGATAGCGTGCTTTGTTGGCTGTGTAGGCCTTGTCGCGGCAGCTTTTGTGTCATCCGGAGTTCTTGCGGTCGCGATGCTGTCGATCGCCGCCATGGGGTTGTTCTCGGCTCTATCGACCTTCTGGACGACTCCCACAAACCTCTTTGCTGGAGCGACCGCTGCAGCGAGCATTGGCTTCATTTCGTCCATGGGACACATCGGTGGCTTTACTGGACCATACGTTATGGGCGTCATGCTTGCTGCTACGCATAGCCATGCCCTGGGTTTGTGTGGTCTAGCGAGCGCTCTTGCCTTGGCTGGTGCCATCATTTGGCGTTACCGAGACAAGCGGCTCGAAAAAAACCCAAAATTAATTCCGACGCCGGCTAGTCAGCGGCACTGA
- a CDS encoding LysR substrate-binding domain-containing protein — translation MDMRQLKYFLKVADLGSISKASDYLHVAQSAVSMQIAGLEQELGSPLFLRRSTGVELTEPGRLLYRHARLILRQVQIAHEDVAKASVEPAGTVTLGLPSAVVEIVGLAMIQACKEKLPMVRLQIIEGLSVLLGEFTLSGRLDISILFIEHAQRGLEILPILDEELFYVCSPRSKFALEGRKSITLSEALQTPIVAPATGNSMRAVVDAACAAQALVFEPVAEIDSLQLVKACVMRDMAATFLPSSVIVKEEAADDLYVVKVRAENFTRPLSICTSTLNAASSASEAVYQMLKNVTTDLVRSGVWQGAYLRT, via the coding sequence ATGGATATGCGACAGCTGAAATACTTCCTTAAGGTCGCTGACCTCGGCAGTATCTCAAAAGCCAGTGATTACTTGCATGTTGCTCAGTCTGCAGTAAGCATGCAGATCGCAGGGCTTGAGCAAGAATTGGGCAGCCCATTATTTCTGCGCCGATCGACCGGCGTAGAATTGACTGAACCTGGTCGACTTCTATATCGCCACGCCAGATTGATTTTGCGGCAGGTACAGATTGCCCACGAAGATGTTGCGAAAGCGAGCGTGGAACCGGCAGGTACCGTCACCTTGGGGCTGCCGTCAGCGGTCGTGGAGATCGTAGGATTGGCGATGATTCAGGCGTGCAAAGAGAAACTACCGATGGTACGGCTTCAAATCATCGAAGGCCTGAGTGTTCTGCTTGGGGAGTTCACGCTTAGCGGCCGGTTGGATATTTCGATACTTTTCATCGAGCACGCGCAACGCGGGCTTGAGATATTGCCTATTTTGGATGAGGAGCTGTTCTACGTCTGCTCGCCGCGAAGCAAGTTCGCATTAGAGGGCAGGAAAAGCATCACTCTGTCGGAGGCTTTGCAAACACCCATCGTCGCACCCGCAACAGGTAATAGTATGAGAGCGGTAGTCGACGCTGCTTGCGCAGCCCAGGCACTCGTATTCGAACCAGTGGCTGAAATCGACTCTTTACAGCTTGTTAAAGCATGTGTCATGCGGGATATGGCAGCGACTTTTCTTCCCTCATCAGTGATAGTAAAAGAGGAAGCGGCGGACGATCTGTACGTAGTGAAAGTTCGCGCAGAAAATTTTACTCGCCCTCTCTCGATATGCACCTCGACTCTTAATGCTGCAAGTTCTGCTTCGGAAGCGGTTTATCAGATGCTGAAGAACGTTACGACAGACCTCGTGCGCAGTGGAGTGTGGCAAGGAGCATACCTTCGCACTTAA
- the trxB gene encoding thioredoxin-disulfide reductase, protein MKVTCHTKVAIVGSGPAGYTAALYAARANLKPTVIAGREPGGQLTTTTDVENWPGDAMGVQGPELMQRMLDHVKRFGTHIVQDHIRSVSLCSRPFTLHGDLGEYTCDALIVATGASAKWLGLPSEKEFLGRGVSGCATCDGFFYQDEEVCVVGGGNTAVEEALLLSTIATHVTLVHRREKLRAEPILINRLMEKVRQGVVTLKMSYVLEEVRGDDTGVTSVLLKSVSGDRDELVSVKGCFIAIGHTPNTDMFAGKLEMENGYIVTRSGSNGYATMTSVPGVFAAGDVQDQIYRQAVTSAATGCMAALDAKRFLDERTALTIEEAGHNGYATAEILP, encoded by the coding sequence ATGAAAGTCACATGCCACACTAAAGTCGCGATCGTCGGGTCTGGTCCTGCTGGTTACACGGCCGCTCTTTACGCCGCCCGCGCGAATCTCAAGCCAACTGTTATTGCTGGCCGCGAGCCGGGCGGGCAACTGACGACTACCACTGATGTCGAGAATTGGCCGGGCGACGCGATGGGAGTCCAAGGACCAGAACTGATGCAGCGTATGCTTGACCATGTCAAGCGCTTTGGAACGCACATCGTCCAGGACCATATTCGCTCAGTATCGTTGTGTTCCCGGCCGTTCACGCTTCATGGGGATCTTGGGGAGTACACCTGTGATGCATTAATTGTAGCCACGGGCGCGTCGGCGAAGTGGCTTGGACTTCCTTCAGAGAAAGAGTTCTTGGGACGTGGCGTTTCGGGATGTGCCACTTGCGACGGCTTTTTTTATCAAGACGAGGAGGTTTGCGTGGTCGGCGGGGGCAATACGGCGGTAGAAGAGGCGCTCCTTCTGTCTACCATCGCAACGCACGTCACGCTCGTGCATCGGCGCGAGAAGCTGCGAGCTGAACCGATCCTCATCAACAGATTGATGGAAAAAGTGCGCCAAGGGGTCGTGACTCTTAAAATGAGTTACGTCCTCGAAGAAGTCCGCGGCGACGACACAGGCGTGACAAGCGTCCTGTTGAAGAGCGTCTCTGGAGACCGAGATGAGCTTGTCAGTGTGAAGGGCTGCTTTATTGCAATCGGCCACACACCGAATACCGATATGTTTGCTGGAAAACTGGAAATGGAGAACGGATACATCGTCACTCGTTCAGGCTCAAACGGCTACGCCACGATGACGAGCGTCCCAGGTGTGTTTGCAGCGGGCGATGTGCAGGACCAGATCTACCGTCAGGCGGTCACAAGCGCCGCCACCGGTTGCATGGCTGCGCTCGACGCGAAACGGTTTTTGGACGAAAGGACTGCTCTCACCATTGAAGAGGCCGGTCACAATGGATATGCGACAGCTGAAATACTTCCTTAA
- a CDS encoding glutaredoxin domain-containing protein translates to MQAGSPEFSVFWQPGCSSCVRVKEFLTRLEIPFKSVDVLSDSEGRNELRRLGARSIPIVSKGDAFTYAQSIEDVARFVDRMDAVTDRLPPEVLFSKWTKVLSVALANIPMIPDDEFNQSVLPNVPRSYRDLSYHIFQVVDAFLQTVQDGLEDWTVVANVSPPERIQKKEDTVNEGQELTERLQHWWLTLEDKSCQQSLTMFYGKHPMHQFLERSTWHSAQHTRQLIALLSDKGIELPAKLEADDYAGLPMPKKLWE, encoded by the coding sequence ATGCAAGCCGGATCCCCTGAATTTAGCGTTTTTTGGCAGCCTGGTTGCTCCAGTTGCGTTAGGGTAAAAGAGTTTCTTACGCGACTTGAAATTCCGTTTAAATCAGTCGACGTACTTTCCGATAGCGAAGGACGCAACGAGCTTCGCCGCCTCGGTGCGCGATCGATCCCAATTGTGTCCAAAGGCGACGCATTCACGTACGCACAGTCGATTGAAGACGTCGCGCGCTTTGTTGATCGCATGGATGCCGTGACCGATCGTCTGCCGCCGGAAGTGCTCTTTTCGAAGTGGACGAAAGTGCTGAGCGTCGCACTCGCCAACATTCCAATGATTCCGGATGACGAGTTCAATCAGTCGGTGCTCCCGAACGTGCCCCGCTCGTACCGCGATCTGAGTTACCACATCTTCCAAGTCGTTGATGCATTCTTGCAGACAGTTCAAGACGGCCTGGAAGACTGGACCGTCGTCGCCAACGTGTCACCGCCCGAACGGATTCAAAAAAAGGAAGACACGGTGAACGAGGGGCAGGAGCTTACCGAAAGGCTGCAGCATTGGTGGCTTACCCTGGAGGATAAGTCCTGCCAGCAGTCGTTGACGATGTTCTACGGTAAGCATCCGATGCATCAGTTTCTGGAGCGTTCCACCTGGCACTCGGCTCAACACACGCGCCAGCTCATTGCACTGCTGTCGGACAAGGGCATCGAGTTGCCGGCAAAGCTAGAGGCAGATGACTACGCGGGCCTGCCGATGCCGAAGAAGCTGTGGGAGTAG